One Brachyspira pilosicoli P43/6/78 genomic window carries:
- a CDS encoding DUF2147 domain-containing protein, with protein MKRNLIIKVLAFTMLFNIIALAQNSDDIVGLWYSHADAKNRIAVIEIFKENNKYYAYSFAYTNSNDVVYDVNNPKKELKNLPLKGLVYLYDLEFKNGEWKNGKIYNPEQGKVYNAKIDLSSNKQEIKLKASVDGAGLFGKTLTWRKVPANEVSKYMPLNKNELRRLN; from the coding sequence ATGAAAAGAAATTTAATAATAAAAGTATTAGCTTTTACTATGTTATTTAATATAATAGCTTTGGCACAAAATTCAGATGATATAGTTGGTTTATGGTATAGTCATGCCGATGCTAAAAATAGAATTGCCGTTATAGAGATATTCAAAGAAAATAATAAATATTACGCTTATTCATTTGCTTATACTAATTCTAATGATGTTGTATATGATGTTAATAATCCAAAGAAAGAATTAAAAAACTTACCATTAAAAGGATTAGTATATTTATATGATTTAGAGTTTAAAAATGGCGAATGGAAAAATGGTAAAATATACAATCCAGAGCAAGGAAAAGTGTATAATGCTAAAATAGATTTATCTAGTAATAAACAAGAGATAAAATTGAAAGCTAGTGTAGATGGTGCGGGGCTTTTTGGAAAAACACTTACTTGGAGAAAAGTACCTGCTAATGAAGTTTCTAAATATATGCCATTAAATAAAAATGAGTTAAGAAGGTTAAACTAA
- a CDS encoding flavodoxin family protein yields MSKDIAVLYKSKYGSSKTYSKWISDKLHADIFEIGHVSLNTLNDYNKIIFVSALYAGKLSAIKTIRKLYNSLHNNKKIYCVVIGIGDPNDKDIYNASLDKNFKPNEKENIKFYFLRGCIDFDKLKNSSCFNDAYAKNYNIK; encoded by the coding sequence ATGTCAAAAGATATTGCTGTGCTTTATAAAAGTAAATATGGTTCTTCTAAAACATATTCTAAATGGATTTCAGATAAATTGCATGCTGATATATTTGAAATAGGGCATGTTTCTTTAAATACTTTAAATGATTATAATAAAATAATATTTGTAAGTGCATTATATGCAGGTAAATTATCTGCTATTAAAACAATTAGAAAGCTTTATAATAGTTTACATAATAATAAAAAAATATATTGTGTTGTTATAGGTATAGGCGACCCTAATGACAAGGATATTTATAATGCTTCATTAGATAAAAATTTTAAACCTAATGAAAAAGAGAATATAAAGTTTTATTTTTTGAGAGGATGCATAGACTTTGATAAATTAAAAAATTCATCATGCTTTAATGATGCATATGCTAAAAACTATAATATCAAGTAA
- a CDS encoding phytoene desaturase family protein: MENNKYDIVIIGSGLGGLTSGAYLAKQGKKVLVLESHNIVGGCATVYKRKNVKFEVGLHEMDMAKKSRDMKHVIFKKLGLYDRINLVKLPQTWRIKTEDTDLVIPEGYENVINTLEKEFPEEKQGIRKYFAGLSRMMYMIRRVPYDLKFFDFFFYPITTFPMNLYHLFTQKKLGNVLDSMIKSDKLKRILNINITYYHDNPYEFSWYYHACAQGAYYNSAYFIKGGSQNLSNALADIIRENGGEVRVSSEVKKINVKGNIAEGVTYFDKRAKEEVTVYGDYIIANAAPKVVYDELLPKGYEDKRINKLKNSVSLYTVYIIFKKKFSELYPNNAYSTFISTEKTLNTTFKEDAKGQKDIPVADRNFVFVDYSAIDSGLVEEGDERSFAVLTGPSFLDEWKDLSDEEYKAKKKELAEKLIDRAEKHYPGFRDNIEYYEVATPKTIKRYIKTPDGTAYGFAQDGYLKKSRSVRVSPTVKNLHFASAWGFPGGGFTGALLSGYLAARNILFPIKAYVALRLLICTAFGTALGTIHHWLPAIINLFK, encoded by the coding sequence ATGGAAAATAATAAATATGATATAGTAATTATAGGTTCTGGTTTAGGAGGATTAACTTCAGGTGCCTATTTAGCAAAACAAGGAAAAAAAGTATTAGTTTTAGAAAGTCATAATATAGTAGGCGGTTGTGCTACAGTATATAAAAGAAAAAATGTTAAGTTTGAAGTTGGGCTTCATGAGATGGATATGGCTAAAAAAAGCAGAGATATGAAGCATGTAATATTTAAAAAACTAGGGCTTTATGACAGAATTAATTTAGTAAAACTTCCTCAAACTTGGAGAATAAAAACAGAAGATACTGATTTAGTGATACCAGAGGGTTATGAGAATGTTATAAATACTTTAGAAAAAGAGTTCCCAGAAGAAAAACAAGGCATAAGAAAATATTTTGCTGGGCTTTCAAGAATGATGTATATGATAAGAAGAGTGCCTTATGATTTGAAGTTTTTTGATTTCTTCTTCTATCCTATAACAACATTCCCTATGAACTTGTATCATTTATTTACACAAAAGAAATTGGGTAATGTGTTGGATTCTATGATAAAAAGTGATAAGTTAAAAAGAATATTAAACATTAATATTACTTATTATCATGATAACCCTTATGAGTTTAGCTGGTATTATCATGCTTGTGCTCAGGGAGCTTATTATAATTCTGCTTATTTTATTAAAGGCGGAAGTCAGAACTTATCAAATGCTTTAGCTGATATAATAAGAGAGAATGGGGGAGAGGTAAGAGTTTCTTCTGAGGTAAAAAAGATAAATGTAAAAGGCAATATTGCTGAGGGAGTAACTTATTTTGATAAGAGGGCAAAAGAGGAAGTAACAGTTTATGGAGATTATATAATAGCAAATGCTGCTCCTAAAGTAGTTTATGATGAATTGCTTCCAAAAGGATATGAAGACAAAAGAATAAATAAACTTAAAAACTCAGTATCATTATACACAGTTTACATAATATTTAAGAAGAAGTTCTCAGAGCTTTACCCTAATAATGCATACTCTACATTTATAAGTACAGAGAAAACATTGAACACTACATTTAAAGAAGATGCTAAAGGACAAAAAGATATACCAGTAGCTGATAGAAACTTTGTATTTGTAGATTATTCGGCAATAGACAGCGGACTTGTGGAAGAGGGAGATGAGCGTTCATTTGCTGTACTAACAGGACCTTCATTCTTAGATGAGTGGAAAGATTTAAGCGATGAGGAATATAAAGCTAAAAAGAAAGAGTTGGCAGAAAAATTGATAGATAGAGCAGAAAAACATTACCCTGGATTTAGAGATAATATTGAATATTATGAAGTGGCAACACCAAAAACAATAAAGAGATATATCAAAACTCCAGACGGTACAGCTTATGGTTTTGCTCAAGATGGATATTTGAAAAAAAGCCGCAGTGTGAGGGTATCTCCTACAGTTAAAAATCTTCATTTTGCTAGTGCTTGGGGATTTCCTGGCGGCGGATTTACAGGTGCTTTATTAAGCGGATATTTGGCAGCAAGAAATATATTGTTCCCTATAAAGGCTTATGTGGCTTTAAGATTACTTATTTGTACAGCATTCGGCACAGCACTTGGAACAATACATCATTGGCTTCCTGCGATAATTAATCTTTTTAAGTAA